One region of Halomonas huangheensis genomic DNA includes:
- a CDS encoding FixH family protein, with product MSSTLPTSPSRSVPPWYRQFWPWFLITLLLSSVTFSLIYLTLSIRYFDGSVPEDYYRDGLAINAQLKKQQHAATLGLAAQLRIDATTGDVMVRLAGEERPETLHLRLIFPSDGDRDRELLLRHTRDNHYVGVLDRNLRYRRYLQLQPQAGNDAAWRLTGEATFPLDTSVHLTPGL from the coding sequence ATGAGTTCAACATTACCAACGTCTCCATCTCGGAGCGTTCCGCCCTGGTACCGCCAATTCTGGCCCTGGTTCCTGATCACTCTGCTGTTGTCGTCGGTGACCTTCAGCCTGATCTACCTGACCTTGTCGATCCGCTACTTCGACGGATCAGTGCCCGAGGACTACTACCGCGACGGGCTTGCCATCAATGCACAATTGAAGAAACAACAGCATGCCGCAACGCTGGGACTAGCCGCACAGTTGCGCATTGATGCCACTACCGGTGATGTGATGGTACGTCTCGCAGGTGAAGAACGTCCTGAAACCCTTCATTTGCGCCTGATATTCCCCAGCGATGGTGACCGCGATCGTGAGCTGTTGCTGAGGCATACCCGCGATAACCACTATGTCGGTGTGCTCGATCGCAATCTGCGCTACCGCCGCTACCTGCAACTACAGCCACAAGCCGGTAATGATGCCGCATGGCGGCTCACTGGAGAAGCCACCTTCCCACTTGATACCAGCGTCCACCTGACGCCGGGGCTGTAA
- a CDS encoding DUF4212 domain-containing protein, producing the protein MLDKSAQAYWKRNVRIILGCLAVWFIVSYGFGILLVDVLNNIRFFGFKLGFWFAQQGSIFVFIGLIIFYAWKMNKLDEEFDVHEQ; encoded by the coding sequence ATGTTGGACAAGAGTGCGCAGGCTTACTGGAAACGAAATGTCAGAATCATTCTCGGCTGTCTAGCCGTATGGTTCATCGTGTCCTATGGCTTCGGCATCCTGTTGGTGGATGTGCTCAATAATATTCGCTTCTTTGGCTTCAAACTTGGCTTCTGGTTTGCACAGCAGGGATCGATCTTTGTCTTTATCGGGCTGATCATCTTCTATGCATGGAAGATGAACAAACTCGATGAGGAATTCGACGTACACGAGCAGTAA
- the fnr gene encoding fumarate/nitrate reduction transcriptional regulator Fnr: MAQERRPPMPQETRCESCSLSSLCLPLALDTADMERFDAIIRRHPPIKKGTRLIDQGDRFTSVYAVRSGSLKQIITEGSGEAQLTNFFLPSELIGLDGIDDGFYSGSVVALETTTVCEIPFDRLDALSQILPDLRAQLFRTMSKELRHDHRMLQLLSRKTADQRLACFFLGLSDRFRRRGYSPFSFRLSMSRSDIGNHLGLAVETVSRILGRFQQQELVSVSGREVNILDMGALTNLADTETTAD, translated from the coding sequence ATGGCCCAGGAGCGACGCCCCCCTATGCCGCAGGAAACGCGATGTGAATCCTGCAGTCTCAGTTCTCTGTGTCTGCCACTCGCTCTTGATACTGCAGACATGGAGCGTTTTGACGCCATCATCCGGCGCCACCCACCGATCAAGAAAGGCACCCGCCTGATCGATCAGGGAGACCGCTTCACCAGTGTCTACGCGGTTCGCTCCGGAAGCCTCAAACAGATCATTACCGAAGGCAGCGGCGAAGCCCAACTGACCAACTTCTTCCTGCCCAGCGAATTGATCGGCCTCGACGGGATCGATGATGGTTTCTATTCAGGTAGCGTGGTTGCACTCGAAACCACCACGGTCTGTGAGATCCCCTTCGACCGGCTGGATGCCCTGTCACAGATCCTGCCAGACCTGCGTGCTCAGTTGTTCCGTACCATGAGCAAGGAACTGCGTCATGACCATCGCATGTTGCAGTTGCTGTCCCGCAAGACCGCGGATCAACGCCTGGCCTGCTTCTTCCTTGGCCTGTCGGACCGCTTCCGCCGCCGTGGCTACTCGCCGTTCAGCTTCCGCCTATCGATGTCGCGGTCCGACATCGGCAACCACCTGGGGTTGGCGGTGGAAACCGTCAGCCGTATCCTGGGACGCTTTCAACAGCAGGAACTGGTCTCGGTTTCCGGTCGCGAAGTCAACATTCTCGACATGGGTGCCTTGACCAACCTCGCCGACACCGAAACCACGGCCGACTGA
- the ccoS gene encoding cbb3-type cytochrome oxidase assembly protein CcoS, with the protein MNILYLLIPLSLMLLSLAVWAFFWAVKHDQFEDLEGPAWRILFDDDDTCRRQSDEHSSSDLLEPPSSSKRRDQP; encoded by the coding sequence ATGAATATTCTCTATCTGCTGATCCCGCTGTCATTGATGCTATTGAGCCTGGCGGTCTGGGCATTCTTCTGGGCCGTCAAGCACGATCAGTTTGAGGACCTCGAGGGACCCGCCTGGCGCATCTTGTTCGATGACGATGACACTTGCCGCCGACAGTCGGATGAACACAGCTCCTCCGACCTGCTGGAGCCACCGTCATCAAGCAAGCGGCGAGACCAGCCATGA
- a CDS encoding sulfite exporter TauE/SafE family protein: MNPTGLDLPPLAAAFVFGLLGGAHCVGMCGGIMSALTFAVPPSMRRPSRMAALLLGYNAGRITSYALAGAIVAGLGALVGLAPGVRTVLQWMSSLMLCLMALYIADIWKGLRHIEALGKRYWRYLEPVGRALLPVTRPHQAILLGALWGWLPCGLVYSMLSWSLATATPSQGAMLMLAFGTGTLPALLVTGVAADQIRRLLNSRATRWLAALLVIALAIWQLIVTQQS, translated from the coding sequence ATGAACCCGACGGGACTCGACCTCCCTCCACTGGCTGCGGCCTTTGTCTTCGGACTCCTGGGCGGCGCTCACTGTGTCGGCATGTGTGGAGGCATCATGAGCGCCCTTACCTTTGCCGTCCCGCCCAGCATGCGACGCCCATCACGCATGGCAGCCCTGTTGCTGGGCTACAATGCCGGGCGCATCACCAGCTATGCGTTGGCCGGGGCCATCGTCGCAGGGCTTGGTGCGCTGGTCGGTCTGGCGCCAGGCGTGCGCACCGTCCTGCAGTGGATGTCGAGCCTGATGCTGTGCTTGATGGCACTGTATATCGCCGATATCTGGAAGGGCCTGCGACACATCGAGGCACTCGGGAAACGCTACTGGAGGTACCTGGAGCCAGTCGGACGCGCATTGCTGCCGGTAACACGGCCACACCAGGCCATACTGTTGGGCGCCCTCTGGGGATGGCTGCCCTGCGGGTTGGTCTACTCAATGCTGAGCTGGAGTCTGGCAACGGCCACTCCCAGTCAGGGCGCCATGCTGATGCTGGCGTTTGGCACCGGCACCCTGCCGGCGCTACTGGTCACCGGCGTCGCCGCAGACCAGATTCGGCGCCTGCTGAATTCACGGGCAACACGGTGGTTGGCAGCCTTACTGGTCATCGCGTTGGCGATCTGGCAGTTGATAGTGACTCAACAGAGTTGA
- a CDS encoding putative nucleotidyltransferase substrate binding domain-containing protein, with protein sequence MVDLDMSEPPFSLLDDSARERVCAGLDLAYFARDTIILDAGQPGEFVFVIHKGEVAELEPNATAEGARIGHYTDGDLFGAISVLNGSSRYRFIAEQESLCYLMPAQLFRSLCDSQPAFAEYFHNRIVEKTRLMSQRRSQQDASLAGFMMARVSECQREPLVVADTTTIGEAVRLLRERQADSLLVELKEEQGDDVHGRNRYGMVTRTDMLEALVLEGYGSEGLLSGVASRELVEVDAQQYLFEALIEMTQHKVERVVVWNGEQLAGIVELTDVLSFFSSRSYMISLQVEQASNLDELQEASQRMPDMVDSLMAQGVRMRFAMSMLAALNGRIIRKAWDFSMTQPARDASCLLLLGSEGRGEQVARTDQDNALILADGIDWPSLADDSTHFTNVLARLGYPHCTGNIMISNPQWVGTLDQWQQRIRSWVAKSEADHLMRLSILFDACGVAGNTDLGERLRDILITETLGNEVLLSHFARAVLRFSTPLTMFGSVKRPEHGIDLKKGGVFPIVHGVRTLAMERGIRATSTLERLEALVDDGRVARRDADDLGEALQVFSELRWRAGGSVPEVSGERANRVVVQSLSSLERDLLREALHIVREFKGRLSHRYHLEYA encoded by the coding sequence ATGGTTGATCTTGATATGTCGGAGCCACCGTTCTCGCTGTTGGATGACAGCGCACGGGAACGTGTGTGTGCCGGGCTTGATCTGGCGTATTTCGCTCGCGACACGATCATCCTTGATGCCGGACAGCCCGGCGAGTTCGTCTTTGTCATTCACAAGGGTGAAGTCGCGGAGCTGGAACCCAATGCAACTGCCGAGGGCGCACGTATCGGTCACTACACCGATGGCGACTTGTTCGGTGCCATCAGCGTTCTCAACGGTAGCAGCCGTTATCGGTTCATCGCTGAGCAGGAAAGTCTCTGTTATCTGATGCCTGCGCAGTTGTTCCGGTCGCTGTGTGATAGTCAACCGGCCTTTGCCGAGTACTTCCACAACCGGATTGTCGAGAAGACACGGTTGATGAGTCAGCGGCGTAGCCAGCAGGATGCTAGCCTGGCGGGATTCATGATGGCCAGAGTCAGTGAGTGCCAGCGTGAGCCTCTAGTGGTAGCGGACACGACCACTATCGGTGAGGCGGTGCGCCTACTCCGGGAGCGTCAGGCCGACAGCCTGCTGGTCGAACTGAAGGAAGAGCAAGGGGATGACGTCCACGGCAGGAACCGTTATGGCATGGTCACCCGCACGGACATGCTTGAGGCATTGGTGCTTGAAGGATATGGCAGCGAAGGGCTGCTGAGTGGGGTGGCCAGTCGCGAGCTGGTGGAGGTGGATGCGCAGCAGTATCTGTTTGAAGCGCTGATCGAGATGACTCAGCACAAGGTAGAGCGCGTCGTGGTCTGGAATGGCGAGCAACTGGCCGGCATTGTCGAGCTGACCGATGTGCTGAGTTTCTTTTCCAGTCGCAGTTATATGATCAGCCTGCAGGTGGAGCAGGCAAGCAATCTCGATGAGTTGCAGGAAGCCAGTCAACGCATGCCGGATATGGTCGACTCGTTGATGGCTCAAGGGGTACGCATGCGTTTTGCCATGAGCATGCTGGCTGCGCTTAACGGTCGTATCATCCGCAAGGCCTGGGATTTCAGCATGACGCAACCCGCGCGAGATGCCTCCTGCTTGCTGTTGTTGGGGAGTGAGGGGCGAGGAGAGCAGGTGGCGCGCACCGACCAGGACAACGCTCTGATCCTGGCGGATGGTATCGACTGGCCGAGCCTCGCCGATGATTCCACTCACTTCACGAATGTATTGGCTCGACTGGGTTACCCACACTGCACCGGTAATATCATGATTTCCAACCCGCAGTGGGTCGGAACTCTGGATCAGTGGCAGCAGCGGATTCGTAGTTGGGTTGCCAAGTCAGAAGCCGATCACCTGATGCGGCTGTCGATTCTGTTCGACGCCTGTGGTGTTGCCGGTAATACAGATCTGGGTGAGCGCTTGCGCGACATCCTGATCACCGAGACGCTGGGCAATGAGGTGTTGTTGAGTCATTTTGCCCGTGCCGTGCTGCGCTTCTCGACACCGCTGACGATGTTCGGCTCCGTGAAGCGCCCGGAGCACGGTATCGACTTGAAGAAGGGTGGTGTCTTTCCCATCGTGCATGGCGTGCGCACTCTGGCCATGGAGCGTGGAATACGTGCGACCTCAACCCTCGAGCGTCTCGAGGCGTTGGTCGACGATGGTCGTGTGGCACGTAGGGATGCCGATGACCTGGGGGAAGCCTTGCAGGTATTCAGTGAGTTGCGCTGGCGAGCCGGTGGCAGTGTGCCGGAGGTCAGTGGTGAGCGTGCCAATCGTGTGGTGGTGCAGTCCTTGTCATCGTTGGAACGGGATCTGTTGCGTGAGGCTCTGCATATTGTCAGGGAATTCAAGGGGCGTCTGTCGCACCGCTACCACCTGGAGTATGCATGA
- the ttcA gene encoding tRNA 2-thiocytidine(32) synthetase TtcA: MSPAISVDPTPASSVEHEAEDICSLAREKREFNKLQKRLRRLTGNAIIDYGMIQEGDKVMVCLSGGKDSYTMLEILRSLQRNAPINFSLVAVNLDQKQPGFPEHVLPEYLEGIGVDYHILEKDTYSVVKEKTPEGKTTCALCSRLRRGSLYGFAEEIGATKIALGHHREDILETLFLNMFFGGSLKSMPPKLLSDDGKNIVIRPLAYCREADIAAYAEQMGFPIIPCNLCGSQPNLQRQVVKEMLAEWESKHPGRLESMFKAVTNVAPSQLADRNLFDFEGLEGEQARRQRNRIDVVDAG, from the coding sequence ATGTCGCCCGCCATTTCTGTTGATCCGACGCCTGCCTCCAGTGTGGAACATGAGGCGGAGGATATCTGCTCGCTGGCCAGAGAAAAACGCGAATTCAACAAGTTGCAGAAGCGGCTGCGGCGTCTCACCGGCAATGCCATCATTGATTACGGCATGATTCAGGAAGGTGACAAGGTCATGGTATGCCTGTCTGGAGGCAAGGACAGCTACACCATGCTTGAGATCCTGCGCAGCCTGCAGCGTAACGCGCCGATCAACTTCTCGCTGGTGGCGGTCAATCTCGACCAGAAACAGCCCGGTTTTCCCGAGCATGTGCTGCCGGAGTACCTTGAGGGTATTGGTGTCGATTACCATATTCTCGAGAAGGACACCTATTCGGTAGTCAAGGAGAAGACCCCCGAGGGCAAGACGACCTGTGCGCTATGCTCACGGCTGCGGCGTGGCTCTCTGTACGGTTTTGCCGAGGAGATCGGGGCAACCAAGATCGCGCTGGGCCATCACCGCGAAGACATTCTCGAGACGCTATTTCTCAACATGTTCTTTGGTGGCAGCCTGAAGTCCATGCCACCCAAACTGCTTTCCGATGATGGCAAGAACATTGTGATCCGGCCCTTGGCCTATTGTCGTGAGGCAGATATCGCCGCATACGCCGAACAAATGGGCTTTCCAATCATTCCCTGTAATCTGTGTGGTTCGCAGCCCAACCTGCAGCGTCAGGTGGTCAAGGAAATGCTGGCTGAATGGGAGTCCAAGCACCCTGGCCGTCTCGAGAGCATGTTCAAGGCGGTGACCAATGTGGCGCCATCACAACTGGCGGATCGCAACCTGTTTGACTTCGAAGGCCTCGAGGGCGAGCAGGCGCGTAGGCAACGTAATCGCATCGATGTAGTTGACGCAGGCTGA
- a CDS encoding 3'-5' exonuclease: MNTMLRAIRRVADRRRQAQGDYGWLFNPYTGNEMVSLDCETTGLDTRSAELVSIAAVRIRDDRVLTSESLDLRLARPGSLNGDSICVHRLRGTDLEGGLVVDEALSRLLDFIGNRPLVGWCIGYDLAILDRYLKELLGFALPNATIDVAQEYRRQLRRSHPDVVARPEFERVAERLGVPVMGRHTALGDAVTTALMHLRLQSGALEEYSGS; encoded by the coding sequence ATGAATACCATGTTGCGAGCGATTAGACGTGTAGCCGACCGTCGTCGTCAGGCTCAGGGCGATTATGGCTGGTTGTTCAACCCCTATACCGGTAATGAAATGGTATCACTGGATTGTGAGACCACCGGGCTCGATACCAGATCCGCGGAATTGGTGTCTATTGCTGCGGTGCGCATTCGCGATGACCGAGTGTTGACCAGCGAATCGCTTGATCTACGTCTGGCTCGGCCTGGATCGCTGAACGGAGATTCGATTTGCGTCCACCGACTGCGAGGCACTGATCTTGAAGGTGGGCTGGTCGTGGACGAAGCGCTGTCACGGTTACTCGATTTCATCGGTAATCGCCCACTGGTGGGCTGGTGTATTGGCTATGATCTGGCAATTCTCGATCGCTACTTGAAGGAGCTGCTTGGGTTTGCCTTGCCCAACGCGACCATTGATGTGGCTCAGGAGTATCGTCGTCAGTTGCGCCGTAGTCATCCTGATGTGGTGGCGCGGCCGGAGTTTGAGCGGGTTGCTGAGCGTCTGGGAGTGCCGGTCATGGGGCGGCATACCGCGTTGGGAGATGCGGTCACCACCGCCTTGATGCATTTACGCCTGCAGAGTGGCGCGCTTGAGGAGTACAGCGGATCATGA
- a CDS encoding heavy metal translocating P-type ATPase, translating into MMATSCYHCGSAVDGDNRWSLELNGLTQPLCCPGCLAVAQAIIDGGLGRYYQLRTATPERPINAPLDTRRWQLFDDPVLQARFVRTDQGQDNDESIATFAVDGITCAACAWLIEHRLNAIEGVISSAINLSEHRLRLSWRPASVALSRLLAELAAIGYPSQPWSPDEAQQRLKHQSRRMVRRLIIAAVGMMQVLMFSIPHYVAVPGDLSHNFERLFAWLAVALTTSVVLYSAQPFFGGAWRDIRSRVLGMDVPVAVAIGGAYIASLWSVVSQRGDMYFDSVCMFTFFLLFGRYIEARTRHHHGRIGNALSGTIPDAALRLDDQHHEQVIPATELMAGDRVRVLAGAQVPADGTLLSPYASVDESMLSGESVPASRARGDIIHAGSLVVDTPLELSVTRAGHATRVASIIDLSDRAFAERPRLARAVERVAHHFILGLLLISAAVAAIWWQIDPARSLWVTLSVLVVTCPCALALATPISLTVAHGRLRRAGVLVTRGDALEVLASIDRVVFDKTGTLTQGQMVLGDCRIIPATATLDNHQLLTVAAALESASEHPIARAFRPWRNDTVRASDIRNHPGQGVQAQCLGTEWRIGRADFAAADHDLQPPSDANWLLLARAGKPMAWLGVEDDIRADTATTLQHLRDAGLSVEILSGDRISSVASMARRLGVCQWRGAALPQDKLDHVRTLQQQNQRVAMVGDGINDIAVLAGADLAIAMPGASDLARSHADILLLGEKLGGITEAIDVARTTQRIIRQNLSWATLYNVIALPLAIAGLVPPWLAVIGMSASSLLVIGNSLRLGARQGRRMQSRNTPGTSR; encoded by the coding sequence ATGATGGCAACTTCCTGCTATCACTGTGGCTCAGCGGTTGACGGTGACAATCGCTGGTCACTGGAGCTCAATGGACTGACTCAGCCACTATGCTGCCCTGGTTGCCTCGCAGTGGCTCAGGCCATCATCGACGGTGGGCTGGGCCGTTACTATCAACTGCGTACTGCTACGCCAGAGCGCCCGATCAATGCCCCCCTCGATACGCGACGCTGGCAGCTGTTTGACGATCCTGTCCTTCAAGCGCGATTTGTGCGTACGGACCAGGGGCAGGACAACGACGAAAGCATTGCCACCTTCGCCGTTGATGGCATCACCTGCGCTGCCTGCGCCTGGCTTATCGAACATCGCCTCAATGCCATCGAGGGCGTTATCTCCAGCGCCATCAATCTGAGTGAACACCGCCTGCGTCTGAGCTGGCGACCCGCCAGCGTCGCACTATCCCGACTGTTGGCTGAGCTGGCCGCCATCGGCTACCCATCCCAACCCTGGTCTCCCGATGAGGCACAGCAGCGACTCAAGCACCAATCGCGTCGAATGGTGCGACGCCTGATTATCGCTGCGGTCGGCATGATGCAGGTGCTGATGTTCTCCATCCCTCACTATGTCGCGGTACCTGGCGATCTCAGTCACAACTTCGAACGCCTGTTTGCCTGGCTGGCCGTGGCTCTGACAACCTCCGTCGTGCTGTATTCGGCGCAACCGTTCTTCGGCGGTGCCTGGCGAGACATTCGTAGCCGAGTACTCGGCATGGATGTACCCGTGGCTGTAGCTATCGGCGGCGCCTATATTGCCAGCCTGTGGTCCGTGGTCAGCCAACGTGGAGACATGTACTTCGATTCAGTCTGCATGTTCACTTTCTTCCTGCTGTTCGGGCGCTACATCGAAGCTCGCACTCGTCACCATCACGGTCGAATCGGCAACGCCCTGAGTGGCACTATCCCCGATGCCGCGCTGCGTCTAGACGACCAGCATCATGAACAAGTCATTCCCGCCACCGAACTCATGGCAGGCGACCGAGTGCGAGTACTCGCCGGTGCGCAGGTGCCCGCGGATGGCACGCTGCTGTCACCCTACGCCAGTGTTGATGAGTCGATGCTCAGTGGCGAATCAGTTCCTGCCTCCAGAGCACGAGGCGACATCATCCATGCAGGAAGCCTCGTGGTAGACACACCCCTTGAGTTGAGCGTCACTCGAGCCGGCCATGCAACAAGGGTGGCAAGCATCATCGACCTCTCCGACCGTGCCTTTGCTGAACGCCCTCGTCTCGCTCGCGCTGTCGAGCGTGTGGCGCATCATTTCATCCTCGGACTGCTGTTGATCAGTGCCGCGGTCGCCGCCATCTGGTGGCAAATCGATCCCGCTCGTAGCTTGTGGGTGACGCTGTCGGTGCTGGTCGTCACCTGTCCCTGCGCGCTGGCACTGGCCACGCCCATTTCGTTGACCGTGGCTCACGGCCGCCTACGTCGCGCTGGGGTACTGGTCACTCGCGGTGACGCGCTGGAGGTGCTCGCCAGTATTGATCGGGTGGTGTTCGACAAGACAGGAACCCTGACCCAAGGACAGATGGTACTTGGCGACTGCCGGATAATCCCGGCCACGGCCACGCTGGACAACCACCAACTACTGACTGTTGCAGCCGCACTCGAGTCCGCTTCGGAGCACCCTATCGCTCGCGCCTTTCGGCCCTGGCGCAATGACACGGTAAGGGCCAGTGATATCCGCAATCATCCAGGACAAGGGGTTCAGGCACAGTGTCTGGGGACAGAGTGGCGTATCGGACGTGCTGACTTCGCAGCCGCTGATCACGACCTGCAGCCACCCTCAGATGCCAATTGGCTGCTATTGGCACGCGCAGGCAAGCCCATGGCCTGGCTAGGAGTCGAAGACGACATCCGTGCTGATACGGCGACAACACTTCAGCATTTACGCGACGCAGGCCTCAGCGTGGAGATTCTCTCCGGCGATCGCATATCCAGTGTGGCAAGTATGGCGAGACGGCTTGGTGTCTGCCAATGGCGAGGCGCGGCGCTACCTCAGGACAAACTCGATCATGTGCGCACATTGCAGCAGCAGAACCAACGTGTAGCCATGGTCGGTGATGGCATCAACGACATTGCCGTGCTGGCCGGTGCCGACCTGGCTATTGCCATGCCCGGCGCCAGTGATCTCGCACGTAGTCACGCCGATATTCTGCTGCTTGGAGAAAAGCTCGGCGGCATCACCGAAGCCATTGATGTTGCTCGCACAACGCAACGCATCATCCGTCAGAACCTGAGCTGGGCGACACTCTACAACGTCATTGCCCTGCCGTTGGCAATAGCGGGCCTGGTACCTCCCTGGCTGGCAGTGATCGGCATGTCAGCCAGTTCGTTACTGGTTATCGGAAATTCCCTACGGCTCGGAGCAAGGCAAGGGCGTAGAATGCAGTCGCGGAACACGCCAGGCACAAGCCGATGA
- a CDS encoding sodium:solute symporter family protein, translating into MDVQFLTYLFVGASFVLYIGIAIWSRAGSTKDFYVAGGGVPPAANGMATAADWMSAASFISMAGLIAYQGYDASVYLMGWTGGYVMLAMLLAPYLRKFGKFTVPDFIGDRYYSNVARTVAVICVIFVSFTYVAGQMRGTGIVFARFLEVDVNIGVVIGMVIVFFYAVLGGMKGITYTQVAQYCVLITAFIVPAVFLSIMMTGHVLPQTGLGATFVDAAGNDSGQYILDRLDGLLDELGITPYTDGSQPMINVFFITAALMCGTAGLPHVIVRFFTVPRVRDARISAGWALIFIALLYTTAPAVGVFARTNIIETVNNNAYEEIPGWFKSWENVGLIGWLDKNDDGRVQMGAGDPFSGKPEFQSGPLETDGERGEHGQRIVTNTPTEGDNEVYVDRDIIVLANPEIGGLPAWVVALMAAGGVAAALSTAAGLLLVISAAISHDLIKKQINPHLSERGELIAARSAAAVAVVIAGYFGINPPGFVAQVVAFAFGLAASSFFPAILMGIFDKRMNREGAIVGMIVGLSFTFCYIVYTKFINTDPSIWWFGISPEGIGTLGMLLHFVVAFVVSRATKAPPAEIQELVESVRVPRGAGVAHSH; encoded by the coding sequence ATGGATGTACAATTCCTGACTTATCTCTTCGTCGGTGCGTCCTTCGTGCTCTATATCGGTATCGCGATATGGTCACGAGCGGGATCCACCAAGGACTTCTATGTAGCAGGCGGTGGTGTACCACCGGCGGCCAATGGCATGGCAACAGCGGCAGACTGGATGTCTGCGGCCTCGTTCATTTCCATGGCTGGCTTGATTGCCTACCAGGGCTATGATGCCTCGGTCTACCTGATGGGCTGGACTGGCGGCTATGTGATGTTGGCAATGCTGCTGGCTCCTTATCTGCGCAAGTTCGGTAAGTTTACCGTGCCGGATTTCATCGGTGACCGGTACTACTCGAATGTTGCGCGTACCGTCGCAGTGATCTGTGTGATCTTCGTATCCTTTACCTATGTCGCAGGCCAGATGCGCGGTACCGGTATTGTATTCGCTCGATTCCTCGAAGTTGACGTCAATATAGGCGTCGTTATCGGTATGGTTATTGTCTTCTTCTACGCCGTGCTGGGCGGCATGAAGGGCATCACCTATACCCAGGTGGCGCAGTATTGTGTGTTGATTACTGCCTTCATTGTGCCTGCGGTGTTCCTGTCGATCATGATGACTGGCCATGTCCTGCCGCAAACCGGCCTTGGCGCCACCTTTGTCGATGCAGCCGGCAACGATAGTGGCCAGTACATTCTCGATCGCCTCGATGGCTTGCTTGATGAGTTGGGGATTACGCCTTACACCGATGGCAGCCAGCCGATGATCAATGTGTTCTTCATCACCGCGGCCTTGATGTGTGGTACCGCGGGCCTACCGCACGTCATCGTGCGTTTCTTCACGGTGCCACGTGTCCGTGATGCGCGTATCAGTGCCGGTTGGGCGTTGATCTTCATCGCGTTGCTCTACACCACTGCTCCGGCGGTGGGGGTGTTTGCGCGGACCAATATCATCGAGACGGTCAACAACAACGCCTATGAAGAGATTCCCGGTTGGTTCAAGAGCTGGGAAAACGTCGGGCTGATCGGTTGGTTGGACAAGAACGATGATGGTCGTGTGCAGATGGGCGCGGGTGACCCCTTCAGCGGCAAGCCGGAGTTCCAGTCAGGTCCGCTGGAAACCGATGGCGAGCGAGGTGAGCATGGCCAGCGCATTGTTACCAATACACCTACCGAGGGCGACAATGAGGTTTATGTCGACCGCGATATCATTGTACTGGCCAACCCGGAAATTGGTGGTCTACCGGCCTGGGTAGTGGCGTTGATGGCTGCTGGTGGCGTGGCAGCTGCACTCTCCACCGCGGCCGGACTGTTGCTGGTGATTTCAGCGGCAATCTCTCATGACCTGATCAAGAAGCAGATCAATCCCCATCTCAGTGAGCGGGGTGAGCTGATTGCGGCGCGCAGCGCAGCGGCTGTTGCGGTAGTGATTGCCGGTTACTTTGGTATCAACCCGCCAGGCTTTGTGGCGCAGGTGGTGGCCTTCGCCTTTGGCCTCGCAGCGTCGTCGTTCTTCCCGGCGATACTGATGGGGATCTTCGACAAGCGCATGAACCGCGAAGGGGCGATTGTCGGCATGATCGTCGGCCTGTCCTTCACCTTCTGCTACATCGTCTACACCAAATTCATCAATACCGACCCGTCAATCTGGTGGTTCGGCATCTCGCCGGAGGGTATCGGTACTCTGGGCATGCTCCTGCACTTTGTGGTCGCCTTTGTGGTATCGCGTGCCACCAAGGCTCCGCCCGCGGAAATCCAGGAACTGGTCGAGAGCGTGCGTGTACCGCGAGGAGCGGGAGTCGCTCACTCGCATTGA